The proteins below are encoded in one region of Alistipes communis:
- a CDS encoding competence protein CoiA family protein — MNNSSNKDQHYALDSSGNIRHIKDANPSNDEFFCLFCHRQMIAKQGKIRQWHFAHKALSPNCSYESYLHSLAKLLILQKLRSEQPFGVEIKVPFTCRNKETCIWYEDSFDESCNWTGYKNYDLKKFYNTFEVEAFYDNFRADILLSNSIKKYTPVFIEIYVSHPCEHQKIDSGNKIIELKINSEDDIKSIINSPIITEDGDLIRLYNFKPKGDFTGPPQHPKQLVKFSVFESYKMYCGNTDCQTFSCHRNKAIFELTSDFHPDFLPEYSLYDYGIVELYDLDPNLKVCNLCRYYRPRDILFDDLFDIRIDKRPIFCCLYKKLGTDKYRDPSDARTCTAFRKIDGKTMAEIRQEYKMVKTIIWKKPND; from the coding sequence ATGAATAATTCGTCAAACAAAGATCAACACTATGCATTGGATTCTTCCGGAAACATTAGACACATAAAAGATGCTAATCCAAGCAATGACGAATTTTTTTGTCTTTTTTGCCATCGTCAAATGATTGCAAAGCAGGGGAAAATACGGCAATGGCACTTTGCGCACAAGGCTCTTTCTCCTAACTGCAGCTATGAAAGTTACTTACATTCATTGGCAAAACTTTTAATCCTACAAAAACTCAGAAGTGAACAACCTTTCGGAGTCGAAATTAAAGTTCCTTTCACTTGTAGAAATAAAGAGACCTGCATATGGTACGAAGATTCATTTGATGAATCTTGCAACTGGACTGGATACAAAAATTATGATTTAAAAAAATTCTATAACACATTTGAAGTTGAAGCCTTCTACGATAACTTTCGTGCAGACATTCTCCTTTCAAATTCCATTAAAAAGTATACACCGGTCTTTATCGAAATATATGTTTCACATCCTTGCGAACATCAAAAGATTGACTCAGGAAATAAAATCATAGAACTAAAGATCAACTCGGAAGATGATATAAAATCAATCATCAATAGCCCCATCATCACAGAAGACGGAGATCTTATCAGATTATATAATTTCAAACCGAAAGGAGACTTTACCGGTCCACCTCAACATCCCAAGCAATTGGTGAAGTTTTCAGTTTTTGAAAGCTATAAAATGTATTGTGGGAATACGGACTGTCAGACATTCTCATGTCACAGAAACAAAGCTATCTTCGAGTTAACCTCCGACTTTCATCCCGACTTTCTCCCAGAATATTCTCTATATGATTATGGAATCGTAGAACTATACGATTTGGATCCTAACCTCAAAGTATGCAACCTCTGCCGCTATTATAGACCCCGAGACATATTATTCGACGATCTGTTCGACATAAGAATCGATAAACGTCCAATTTTTTGCTGCTTATACAAAAAACTCGGGACTGATAAATATCGAGACCCATCAGATGCACGCACTTGCACTGCATTCCGGAAAATAGATGGAAAAACAATGGCAGAGATTAGACAAGAATATAAAATGGTAAAAACAATTATTTGGAAGAAACCAAATGATTAG
- a CDS encoding helix-turn-helix domain-containing protein yields MTKEIFLSGMTADQLSEMIRESLRDELRQLHPEPSAETPNYLTRRETARRLRISLVTLNDWVNRGRIRAHKIGGRVLFRDSDVEAALHRIVPIKSR; encoded by the coding sequence ATGACCAAAGAAATCTTTCTGAGCGGCATGACCGCCGACCAACTCTCGGAGATGATTCGCGAATCGCTGCGCGACGAGTTGCGGCAGCTCCATCCCGAACCCTCCGCCGAGACGCCGAACTATCTGACCCGCCGCGAGACGGCCCGCCGCCTGCGCATCTCGCTCGTGACGCTCAACGACTGGGTGAACCGCGGCCGGATCCGCGCCCACAAGATCGGCGGGCGCGTGCTCTTCCGCGACAGCGATGTCGAAGCGGCACTGCACCGGATTGTCCCCATCAAAAGCCGATAG
- a CDS encoding toprim domain-containing protein: MKTPSDCIGIREYLLRRGLQPHRETATHGMFLSPLRKERTPSFSVRYDKGLWYDFGLGEGGTLLQLVMRLEGCGMAEAIRRLRKGAANEASYQPLPTASPRKDSPMQILGVGEIRHPALIGYLRERGIDPTVAGALCREIHYAVGERSFFAIGFRNDAGGWELRSPQFKGSSAPKNITTFDRHGDTALLFEGFFDLLSYLTLQHEPEPAVDTAVLNSVVNLPRALPFLARHATIHAFLDNDEAGHLTLERLRNALPGATVIDRAESYRTHKDLNESLRPSAKVSRTPRRRGRKL; this comes from the coding sequence ATGAAGACGCCCTCAGATTGCATCGGCATCCGGGAGTATCTCCTCCGCCGGGGACTGCAGCCCCACCGCGAAACCGCCACCCACGGCATGTTTCTCTCGCCGCTGCGCAAGGAGCGCACCCCCAGTTTCAGCGTCCGCTACGACAAGGGGCTCTGGTACGACTTCGGGCTGGGTGAAGGGGGCACGCTCCTCCAGCTGGTCATGCGCCTCGAAGGGTGCGGCATGGCAGAAGCCATCCGGCGCCTGCGCAAAGGGGCCGCGAACGAAGCCTCCTACCAGCCCTTGCCGACCGCCTCGCCGCGCAAAGACTCCCCAATGCAGATTCTCGGCGTCGGGGAAATTCGCCACCCGGCATTGATCGGCTATCTGCGCGAACGCGGCATCGACCCCACCGTGGCCGGAGCGCTGTGCCGCGAGATACACTACGCCGTCGGCGAGCGGAGCTTCTTCGCCATCGGCTTCCGCAACGATGCCGGAGGCTGGGAGCTGCGCAGCCCGCAGTTCAAGGGGAGCAGCGCCCCGAAAAACATCACGACCTTCGACCGGCACGGCGACACGGCGCTGCTCTTCGAGGGTTTCTTCGACCTGCTCTCCTACCTGACACTGCAACATGAGCCGGAGCCGGCCGTCGACACCGCCGTGCTCAACTCCGTGGTGAACCTACCCCGCGCCCTTCCGTTTCTCGCACGCCACGCGACAATCCACGCCTTCCTCGATAACGACGAGGCGGGACACCTCACCCTCGAACGACTGCGCAACGCCCTGCCCGGTGCGACCGTCATCGACCGTGCGGAGAGCTACCGCACCCACAAGGATCTGAATGAATCACTCCGACCCTCTGCAAAGGTTTCCCGCACGCCGCGTCGTCGCGGCCGCAAGTTGTAA
- the mobV gene encoding MobV family relaxase, which translates to MGYAVLHLDKAPGNEAAMTAHIARTKIPTNASPERTCLNEELIEFPEEVADRTAAINYRLEHAGLTRKIGTNQVRVIRVMLTGSHDAMKRIEEEGRLPEWCADNLAWLRETFGAENVVSAVVHRDESTPHIHAAVVPIVKGERRKARTAASKTPGKRHYRPKSAARPRLCADDVMSRVRLKQYQDSYAAAMSKYGLERGIDGSEARHVTTQEFYRQAIAQQQDLQENIDALLRLEEQKRKAVEQLKQQERQVRTEYEQTATLQAQKSAELNRTEAELKSVKGELKGARLKNAAAEVGSNIVEGIGAMIGTSRVKRQQQEIDRLNAENAALHEQIGTLNRANREEKARHEQAEQQLQAKLDRIEHWLPDTQTLISWGEYCRDMGLSESGAREIIAMKPLYVSGELYTREYSRRFDVSNTEIRLQRDPNGPGGFQLLIDRQPAHAWFRQRYVELMTRLGYPVRPERPVIRRHTIKR; encoded by the coding sequence ATGGGATATGCCGTCCTGCATCTTGACAAAGCCCCGGGCAACGAGGCGGCCATGACCGCCCACATCGCCCGCACGAAGATACCCACCAACGCCTCGCCCGAACGCACCTGCCTCAACGAGGAGCTCATCGAGTTTCCCGAGGAGGTGGCCGACCGCACGGCGGCAATCAACTACCGCCTCGAACACGCCGGCCTTACGCGCAAGATCGGCACGAACCAGGTGCGCGTGATCCGCGTCATGCTGACCGGTTCGCACGACGCGATGAAGCGCATCGAGGAGGAGGGGCGGCTTCCGGAGTGGTGCGCCGACAACCTCGCCTGGCTGCGCGAGACCTTCGGAGCGGAGAATGTCGTCTCGGCCGTCGTACACCGCGACGAATCGACCCCGCATATCCACGCCGCCGTGGTGCCCATCGTCAAGGGCGAACGCCGCAAGGCCCGCACCGCCGCATCCAAAACACCCGGCAAACGGCACTACCGCCCGAAATCCGCCGCCCGACCGCGTCTCTGCGCCGATGATGTCATGTCGCGCGTCCGGCTCAAGCAGTATCAGGACAGCTATGCCGCGGCGATGTCCAAATACGGGCTGGAGCGCGGCATCGACGGTTCGGAGGCGCGTCACGTCACCACGCAGGAGTTCTACCGCCAGGCCATCGCCCAGCAGCAGGATCTGCAGGAGAACATCGACGCGCTGCTCCGTCTCGAAGAGCAGAAGCGGAAGGCCGTCGAGCAGCTCAAACAACAGGAGCGGCAGGTGCGCACCGAGTATGAACAGACCGCCACGCTCCAGGCGCAGAAGAGCGCCGAACTGAACCGCACCGAGGCCGAGCTGAAGAGTGTGAAGGGCGAGCTGAAGGGTGCCAGGTTGAAAAACGCCGCGGCGGAGGTCGGATCGAACATCGTCGAGGGGATCGGGGCGATGATCGGCACCTCGCGTGTCAAGCGGCAGCAGCAGGAGATCGACCGCCTCAACGCGGAGAACGCCGCCCTGCACGAACAGATCGGGACGCTGAACCGCGCCAACCGCGAGGAGAAGGCCCGGCATGAGCAGGCCGAACAGCAGCTGCAGGCGAAGCTCGACCGCATCGAACACTGGCTGCCCGACACGCAGACGCTCATCAGCTGGGGCGAATACTGCCGCGACATGGGTCTCTCGGAGTCGGGCGCCCGCGAGATTATCGCCATGAAACCTCTCTACGTCTCGGGCGAACTCTATACCCGAGAGTATTCGCGCCGCTTCGACGTCTCGAATACCGAGATCCGCCTGCAACGCGACCCAAACGGTCCCGGAGGCTTCCAGCTGCTCATCGACCGCCAGCCCGCACACGCCTGGTTCCGCCAACGGTATGTGGAGCTCATGACCCGCCTGGGCTACCCCGTCCGCCCCGAACGCCCCGTCATCCGACGACATACCATCAAGCGGTAA
- a CDS encoding DEAD/DEAH box helicase, which yields MSTFAQLLNKFRQDAFSERDKGYRFERLMQAYLKTTTLYANLFEEVWLWTEFPFHDQFGGKDTGIDLVARTVEGEYWAIQCKCYAANAFINKPDVDTFLSTSGKRFETESGMTGFVQRLWISTTNKWNSTAEQTIRNQNPPVTRLNLIDLENDDVDWNSLEQGIFGMASRSKPFAIREHQQQAIDQTHAYFKIDEATGQPAHTRGKLIMACGTGKTFTSLRIAENETGGRGLVLFLVPSIALLGQTLRSWLQQALEPMMAVCICSDPQVSKQTEKNDNDTTSVVDLALPASTDVPSIVKQLQHARRHNAEGLTVVFSTYQSIDVISRAQQQLLKETDDAFGTFDLIICDEAHRTTGVTLKDETESAFVRVHNNDFLRAVRRIYMTATPRLYTDETKKRAEENSAVLCSMDDRSMYGDEIYRIGFGEAVKQELLSDYKVLILAVGEKDITPTLQKALTREDGTIDADDPSKLIGCINALSKKVLGADEEFVKGSDPLPMRRAVAFCSSIKASKAIANAFTDYKDLYMEDIREEDRATMVDVVAHHVDGSMSATKRDEELMWLKEQPENERECRMLTNARCLSEGVDVPSLDAVVFISPKNSQVDVVQSVGRVMRRSEGKKYGYIIIPVVVPADAEGDKVLENHPNFKVVWTVLNALRAHDDRFNAEVNKIELSKKKPKNILFGGVGASRKDEDQHSDGDSKPRAESAAEQLATQLSMSFNDLQNVFYAKLVTKVGTKRYWELWARDIAQIAEQHIERIKALIADNGKHRRAFDQLMRGLRRNINPGLSEQDAIEMLSQHIISRPVFEALFENYQFAASNPISRSMQKMLDLLDDETKTEEEHQKLQKFYDYVRDTVGNIHEAEGRQRIIVELYDKFFKVASPRTVEKLGIVYTPVEVVDFIIRSVGYILQREFGRSLSDENVHILDPFTGTGTFITRLLQSGLISREALERKYGREIHANEIVLMAYYIASVNIENVFHDLMGPDKEYHPFEGICLTDTFQLGEDLENDNESRAALEEVFPQNSQRVKKQRKKPITVIVGNPPYSIGQKSANDNAQNESYPTLESRIEHTYVAQSEAALNKSAYDSYIKAFRWASDRLNEKEGGVIGFVTNGAWLDANGLDGMRKCLEREFSAIYVFNLRGNQRTSGELSRKEGGKIFGSGSRTPIAITILVKKPKASDDAACIYYHDIGDYLSREEKLRIIRNMGDISNPLMQWVTITPNEHGDWLNKRSEQFKLYTPLEPEKKFKKGNKSFFEGYSLGPVSARDSWVYNFSLEKLKVNICKTISHYEEQRILLLNKKISEPERNPLLGSWSRDWLNQIKKNKVIVENPQQYRISAYRPFTRTNNYFDDDLNQERYQIPKIFPTKNHNNIVICVSGIGSNKDFSSIITDCIPDYQLQFNGQCFPLYWYDDSTADIADLFSAPQSEMDRYVRRDGVTDWILSTARKQYGSRVTKEDIFYYVYGILHAPDYRTTFAADLKKSLPRLPLVESPDDFWAFSRAGRSLAELHLGYERVEPYAGCRTIYSPLTNRGDEISYLIDDKMRFGKLDSKTADKRIIHYNAGITIENIPLEAYDYVVNGKSAIEWVMERYAVKKDPASLITNDPNDWCREHDDPKYIYNLLLRIITVSLETMKIVRSLPKLKLEE from the coding sequence ATGAGCACATTCGCCCAACTTCTGAATAAATTCCGCCAGGACGCCTTTTCCGAGCGCGACAAAGGATACCGTTTCGAACGCCTCATGCAGGCCTATCTGAAAACCACGACCTTGTATGCCAACCTCTTCGAGGAGGTGTGGCTCTGGACGGAGTTTCCCTTCCACGACCAGTTCGGCGGCAAGGACACCGGCATCGACCTTGTGGCCCGTACCGTCGAGGGCGAGTATTGGGCCATCCAGTGCAAATGCTATGCGGCGAATGCCTTCATCAACAAGCCCGACGTGGATACGTTCCTCTCAACCTCGGGCAAACGCTTCGAGACCGAATCCGGCATGACGGGATTCGTGCAGCGGCTGTGGATCTCGACGACGAACAAATGGAACTCCACGGCCGAGCAGACCATCCGCAATCAGAATCCGCCGGTAACCCGTCTGAACCTTATCGACCTCGAAAACGACGATGTCGACTGGAACAGCCTCGAACAGGGCATCTTCGGCATGGCCTCCCGGTCCAAACCCTTTGCCATACGGGAGCACCAGCAGCAGGCCATCGACCAGACCCACGCCTATTTCAAGATTGACGAAGCCACCGGCCAACCCGCCCATACGCGCGGCAAGCTCATCATGGCCTGCGGCACGGGCAAAACCTTCACCTCGCTGCGAATCGCCGAGAACGAAACCGGAGGCCGCGGTCTGGTGCTGTTCCTCGTACCCTCGATTGCCCTGTTGGGACAAACCCTGCGGTCGTGGCTGCAACAGGCTCTGGAGCCGATGATGGCCGTCTGCATCTGCTCCGACCCGCAGGTCTCGAAACAGACCGAAAAGAACGACAACGACACGACAAGTGTCGTCGACCTGGCACTTCCGGCCTCGACCGACGTCCCCTCCATCGTCAAGCAACTGCAACACGCCCGCCGACACAATGCCGAGGGACTGACCGTCGTCTTCTCGACCTACCAGTCCATCGACGTCATTTCGCGGGCCCAGCAGCAGCTGCTCAAGGAGACCGACGACGCCTTCGGCACGTTCGACCTCATCATCTGCGACGAGGCGCACCGCACCACGGGCGTTACGCTCAAGGACGAGACCGAGAGCGCCTTTGTCCGGGTCCACAACAACGACTTCCTGCGCGCCGTGCGCCGTATCTACATGACCGCCACGCCACGCCTCTATACCGACGAGACGAAGAAACGCGCCGAGGAGAACTCCGCCGTCCTCTGCTCGATGGACGACCGCTCGATGTACGGCGACGAAATCTACCGCATAGGCTTCGGCGAGGCCGTCAAACAGGAGCTGCTCTCCGACTACAAGGTCCTCATCCTCGCCGTGGGCGAAAAGGACATTACCCCCACGCTGCAAAAGGCCCTGACCCGCGAGGACGGAACCATCGACGCGGATGACCCCTCGAAACTCATCGGCTGCATCAACGCCCTCTCGAAAAAGGTGCTCGGTGCCGACGAGGAGTTCGTCAAGGGCTCCGACCCGCTGCCGATGCGCCGCGCCGTGGCCTTCTGTTCGAGCATCAAGGCATCCAAGGCAATCGCCAATGCCTTCACCGACTACAAGGACCTCTACATGGAGGATATCCGCGAGGAGGACCGCGCCACGATGGTCGATGTCGTTGCCCACCACGTCGACGGCTCGATGTCGGCTACCAAACGCGACGAGGAGCTGATGTGGCTCAAGGAGCAACCCGAAAACGAACGCGAATGCCGTATGCTGACCAACGCCCGCTGCCTTTCGGAGGGTGTCGATGTCCCGTCGCTCGACGCCGTGGTCTTCATTTCGCCGAAGAACTCGCAGGTCGATGTCGTGCAGTCGGTCGGTCGCGTCATGCGCCGCAGCGAGGGCAAGAAATACGGATATATCATCATTCCGGTCGTGGTTCCGGCCGATGCCGAGGGCGACAAGGTGCTCGAAAACCACCCCAACTTCAAGGTGGTCTGGACCGTGCTGAACGCCTTGCGGGCCCACGACGACCGCTTTAATGCCGAGGTCAACAAGATCGAGCTGTCGAAAAAGAAGCCCAAAAACATCCTCTTCGGCGGAGTCGGGGCCTCGCGCAAGGACGAAGACCAGCACAGCGACGGCGACAGCAAGCCCCGCGCCGAGAGTGCCGCCGAGCAGCTCGCCACCCAGCTCTCGATGAGCTTCAACGACCTGCAGAACGTCTTCTACGCCAAGCTGGTGACCAAGGTCGGCACCAAACGCTACTGGGAACTCTGGGCCAGGGACATCGCCCAGATTGCCGAACAGCACATCGAGCGCATCAAGGCCCTCATCGCCGACAACGGCAAGCACCGCCGGGCCTTCGACCAGCTCATGCGCGGTCTGCGCCGCAACATCAACCCCGGGCTCTCCGAGCAGGACGCCATCGAGATGCTCTCGCAGCACATCATCTCGCGACCGGTGTTCGAGGCCCTCTTCGAGAACTACCAGTTTGCCGCCAGCAACCCCATCTCGCGCTCGATGCAGAAGATGCTCGACCTGCTCGACGACGAGACCAAAACCGAGGAGGAGCACCAGAAACTCCAGAAGTTCTACGACTATGTCCGCGACACGGTCGGCAATATCCACGAGGCTGAAGGCCGCCAACGCATCATCGTCGAGCTGTACGACAAGTTCTTCAAGGTGGCCTCGCCCCGCACGGTCGAGAAACTGGGCATCGTCTACACACCGGTCGAGGTGGTCGACTTCATCATCCGCTCGGTGGGTTACATCCTCCAGCGGGAGTTCGGACGGTCGCTCTCCGACGAGAATGTCCACATCCTCGACCCCTTCACCGGAACGGGCACCTTCATCACGCGCCTGCTCCAGAGCGGGCTCATCTCGCGCGAGGCGTTGGAGCGCAAATACGGCCGGGAAATCCATGCCAACGAAATCGTACTGATGGCCTACTACATCGCCTCGGTCAATATCGAAAATGTCTTCCACGACCTGATGGGCCCCGACAAGGAGTATCACCCCTTCGAAGGCATCTGCCTGACCGACACCTTCCAGCTGGGCGAGGACTTGGAAAACGACAACGAGAGCCGCGCAGCATTGGAGGAAGTCTTCCCGCAAAACTCGCAGCGGGTCAAAAAGCAGCGCAAAAAGCCCATCACCGTCATCGTCGGCAACCCGCCCTATTCCATCGGGCAAAAGTCAGCCAACGACAATGCACAGAACGAATCTTATCCCACGCTCGAAAGCCGAATTGAACATACCTATGTCGCCCAATCGGAAGCCGCCCTCAACAAATCGGCCTACGACAGTTATATCAAGGCTTTCCGCTGGGCTTCGGACCGACTTAACGAAAAGGAGGGCGGTGTCATCGGCTTTGTCACCAACGGGGCATGGCTCGATGCCAACGGGCTCGACGGCATGCGCAAATGCCTCGAACGCGAATTTTCGGCCATCTATGTCTTCAATCTGCGTGGTAATCAGCGCACCAGCGGAGAATTGTCGCGCAAAGAGGGCGGCAAAATCTTCGGTTCGGGCTCCCGTACCCCGATTGCCATTACGATTCTGGTAAAGAAACCGAAGGCATCCGACGACGCGGCCTGCATCTACTACCACGACATCGGCGACTACCTCTCGCGCGAGGAAAAACTGCGTATCATCCGCAATATGGGCGATATCAGCAACCCGCTGATGCAATGGGTCACCATTACCCCCAACGAACATGGCGACTGGCTCAACAAGCGCAGCGAACAGTTCAAACTCTACACCCCGCTGGAGCCCGAAAAGAAATTCAAGAAAGGGAATAAATCCTTCTTTGAAGGATATTCATTAGGACCAGTATCTGCTCGCGATAGTTGGGTTTATAATTTCTCTTTAGAAAAATTAAAAGTAAATATTTGCAAAACGATCTCTCACTATGAGGAACAGCGAATTTTATTACTAAACAAAAAAATATCAGAACCCGAACGTAACCCTTTGTTAGGATCTTGGTCCAGAGACTGGTTAAATCAAATTAAAAAGAATAAAGTTATTGTTGAGAATCCGCAACAATACCGAATATCAGCATATCGCCCATTTACTCGAACTAACAATTACTTTGATGATGATTTAAATCAAGAAAGATATCAAATACCAAAAATTTTTCCAACAAAAAATCATAACAATATAGTAATATGCGTCTCTGGAATAGGTTCTAATAAAGATTTTTCTTCTATTATAACAGATTGTATTCCTGACTACCAATTACAATTCAACGGGCAATGTTTCCCGCTCTATTGGTATGATGACAGCACGGCGGATATTGCCGACCTCTTCTCGGCCCCGCAGAGCGAGATGGACCGCTACGTCCGCCGCGACGGCGTGACCGACTGGATCCTCTCCACGGCCCGCAAGCAGTACGGTAGCCGCGTAACCAAGGAGGACATCTTCTATTATGTCTACGGCATCCTCCACGCCCCGGACTACCGCACGACCTTCGCCGCCGACCTCAAGAAGTCGCTGCCCCGACTGCCGCTGGTCGAGTCGCCCGACGACTTCTGGGCCTTCAGCCGTGCCGGCCGCAGCCTGGCCGAACTCCACCTCGGATACGAGCGTGTGGAGCCCTACGCCGGATGCCGCACCATATACTCGCCGCTGACGAACCGCGGCGACGAGATCAGCTACCTCATAGATGATAAGATGCGCTTCGGCAAGTTGGACAGCAAGACGGCCGACAAGCGCATAATCCATTACAATGCGGGCATCACGATTGAGAACATTCCGCTGGAGGCCTACGACTACGTGGTGAACGGCAAGTCGGCGATCGAGTGGGTGATGGAGCGCTATGCGGTGAAGAAGGACCCGGCGAGTCTCATCACCAACGACCCCAACGACTGGTGCCGGGAGCACGACGACCCGAAATACATCTACAACCTGCTGCTGCGCATCATCACCGTCTCGCTCGAAACGATGAAGATCGTCCGCTCACTCCCGAAACTCAAACTGGAAGAATAA